A part of Xenopus tropicalis strain Nigerian chromosome 4, UCB_Xtro_10.0, whole genome shotgun sequence genomic DNA contains:
- the cnbp gene encoding cellular nucleic acid-binding protein isoform X3: MSSNECFKCGRTGHWARECPTGGGRGRGGRGRGRGGFSSSRGFQFISSSLPDICYRCGESGHLAKDCDLQEDACYNCGRGGHIAKDCKEPRKEREQCCYNCGKPGHLARDCDHADEQKCYSCGEFGHIQKDCTKVWGDRPRGHQLQQNE, translated from the exons ATGAGCAGCAACGAGTGCTTCAAATGTGGCCGCACTGGTCACTGGGCAAGGGAGTGCCCTACCGGAGGTGGGCGTGGCCGCGGCGGGAGAGGCAGAGGCCGCGGGGGATTCAGCTCCTCCAGAG GTTTCCAATTCATTTCTTCATCTCTTCCAGACATCTGCTACCGCTGTGGGGAGTCTGGCCACCTTGCTAAGGATTGTGATCTGCAGGAGGATG CTTGCTATAACTGTGGCAGAGGTGGGCACATCGCCAAGGACTGCAAGGAGCCACGGAAAGAGCGGGAGCAGTGCTGCTACAACTGTGGCAAGCCGGGGCACCTTGCCCGTGATTGTGACCACGCCGATGAACAGAAGTGCTATTCTTGCGGAGAGTTTGGGCACATCCAGAAGGACTGCACCAAG GTGTGGGGAGACCGGCCACGTGGCCATCAACTGCAGCAAAACGAGTGA
- the cnbp gene encoding cellular nucleic acid-binding protein isoform X1, with amino-acid sequence MSSNECFKCGRTGHWARECPTGGGRGRGGRGRGRGGFSSSRGFQFISSSLPDICYRCGESGHLAKDCDLQEDACYNCGRGGHIAKDCKEPRKEREQCCYNCGKPGHLARDCDHADEQKCYSCGEFGHIQKDCTKVKCYRCGETGHVAINCSKTSEVNCYRCGESGHLARECTIEATA; translated from the exons ATGAGCAGCAACGAGTGCTTCAAATGTGGCCGCACTGGTCACTGGGCAAGGGAGTGCCCTACCGGAGGTGGGCGTGGCCGCGGCGGGAGAGGCAGAGGCCGCGGGGGATTCAGCTCCTCCAGAG GTTTCCAATTCATTTCTTCATCTCTTCCAGACATCTGCTACCGCTGTGGGGAGTCTGGCCACCTTGCTAAGGATTGTGATCTGCAGGAGGATG CTTGCTATAACTGTGGCAGAGGTGGGCACATCGCCAAGGACTGCAAGGAGCCACGGAAAGAGCGGGAGCAGTGCTGCTACAACTGTGGCAAGCCGGGGCACCTTGCCCGTGATTGTGACCACGCCGATGAACAGAAGTGCTATTCTTGCGGAGAGTTTGGGCACATCCAGAAGGACTGCACCAAGGTGAAATGTTACAG GTGTGGGGAGACCGGCCACGTGGCCATCAACTGCAGCAAAACGAGTGAAGTCAACTGTTACCGCTGCGGGGAGTCGGGGCACCTTGCGCGGGAATGCACGATCGAAGCCACGGCCTAA
- the cnbp gene encoding cellular nucleic acid-binding protein isoform X2, translating to MSSNECFKCGRTGHWARECPTGGGRGRGGRGRGRGGFSSSRDICYRCGESGHLAKDCDLQEDACYNCGRGGHIAKDCKEPRKEREQCCYNCGKPGHLARDCDHADEQKCYSCGEFGHIQKDCTKVKCYRCGETGHVAINCSKTSEVNCYRCGESGHLARECTIEATA from the exons ATGAGCAGCAACGAGTGCTTCAAATGTGGCCGCACTGGTCACTGGGCAAGGGAGTGCCCTACCGGAGGTGGGCGTGGCCGCGGCGGGAGAGGCAGAGGCCGCGGGGGATTCAGCTCCTCCAGAG ACATCTGCTACCGCTGTGGGGAGTCTGGCCACCTTGCTAAGGATTGTGATCTGCAGGAGGATG CTTGCTATAACTGTGGCAGAGGTGGGCACATCGCCAAGGACTGCAAGGAGCCACGGAAAGAGCGGGAGCAGTGCTGCTACAACTGTGGCAAGCCGGGGCACCTTGCCCGTGATTGTGACCACGCCGATGAACAGAAGTGCTATTCTTGCGGAGAGTTTGGGCACATCCAGAAGGACTGCACCAAGGTGAAATGTTACAG GTGTGGGGAGACCGGCCACGTGGCCATCAACTGCAGCAAAACGAGTGAAGTCAACTGTTACCGCTGCGGGGAGTCGGGGCACCTTGCGCGGGAATGCACGATCGAAGCCACGGCCTAA
- the cnbp gene encoding zinc finger protein 9, translated as MSSNECFKCGRTGHWARECPTGGGRGRGGRGRGRGGFSSSRGFQFISSSLPDICYRCGESGHLAKDCDLQEDACYNCGRGGHIAKDCKEPRKEREQCCYNCGKPGHLARDCDHADEQKCYSCGEFGHLARECTIEATA; from the exons ATGAGCAGCAACGAGTGCTTCAAATGTGGCCGCACTGGTCACTGGGCAAGGGAGTGCCCTACCGGAGGTGGGCGTGGCCGCGGCGGGAGAGGCAGAGGCCGCGGGGGATTCAGCTCCTCCAGAG GTTTCCAATTCATTTCTTCATCTCTTCCAGACATCTGCTACCGCTGTGGGGAGTCTGGCCACCTTGCTAAGGATTGTGATCTGCAGGAGGATG CTTGCTATAACTGTGGCAGAGGTGGGCACATCGCCAAGGACTGCAAGGAGCCACGGAAAGAGCGGGAGCAGTGCTGCTACAACTGTGGCAAGCCGGGGCACCTTGCCCGTGATTGTGACCACGCCGATGAACAGAAGTGCTATTCTTGCGGAGAGTTTGGGCAC CTTGCGCGGGAATGCACGATCGAAGCCACGGCCTAA